CCCCTGAGGCGGAGCCGCCGTGCCGGCGGAGGCGGTGCGCTGTGGCCGTGAGGCGGGGCTGCCCTTGCGGCTCGGCCGGAGCGATGTGGGCGGTGCTGGGCAGGCTCGGCGTGGCGCAGGCCGTGGGCCCGGCCCGGTTGATCGCTGTGCGCCCCGCGGGTGCGGTGGCCGAATGGCGctgaggggtgggaggggaaggaggaggaggagggtgatgatggtgatgaaGAGGAGGGCGGCACCCTGGGGGTGCTCATTGTGCGGTGACCCAGGGCTGGGGCCTCCTCCCGGGCCGGAGCTGTAGGCGCAGCGGGACCGCGTCAGGGGCACCAGCATCTTCAGGCTGTCATGGATGTCCCGCTGTTACAGATACAGTTTTGCTCAGCCTCGCCCCCTCTAATACACTCTTACTGCCTAGCTTGGGGTTCCtaataattgtttttctctcatCTTTCCAGCCGCAGGAGCCTTCTCCATACCCCACGTTACCATGGCCACCCACTTCTCCAAGGATCAGGAGAGAGTGCGTAGGAAATGGGTTACATGGGATATTATTGTCTGTGCAAAGAGGCTTTCCTCTCATTACAGCTCTGACAGCACGGCACTGGCTGCATCCTGCAGCTTctgagagctgccagtgctgaaaTCCGCCTGCTTTTTGTGTGTAATGTCAGTGGGGCCgatgctgtgcagcagcacagagctcacctgCCTGCCTGAGCACCTCgagcctggtgctgctggaggggttTCACTAatccagctgtgctctctgtCACATAATTATCCTTTTAAGCTTTGATTTTGTAAGATTACCTGCTGAGCTGGCACATGATGCTCATAAATGATCTTGTCGAGGAGGTGTAGTGGGTTTGTAATTCTGTGTACGGGGTGTGCAATTCTCTGTAGTGGGTTTGTAATTCTCTGTAGTGGGTTTGTAAATCTCTGTAGTGGGTTTGTTATTCTCTGAGTTGGGCTTGTAATGATGTGAATTTGGTTTGTAGTTCTGTCTATGGAGTTTGTAATTCCACACGTGGGGTTTGTAATTCCCTCCCCTGGATTTGTAGCCCGTGCCAGCTCAAACATTTACCCCCTGCCCAGCAATCTCAAACCGTGCCCCTCTTGCTGCCCAGTGCCTGGTCCactgtgtgcccaggtgtgctctcTGAGGAGTTGTTgttgccctgccctgcagatcAGGTGTGTCAAGGGAGACCTGTTCTCGTGCCCGAGCACGGACGCCCTGGCTCACTGCATCAGCGAGGATTGCCGCATGGGCGCCGGCATCGCCGTGCTCTTCAAGAAGAAGTTTGGAGGcgtccaggagctcctggatcAAAGTGAGTGGTGCCTGAAGGAGCTCCTGATTTCCAGCAGGGAGGCTGTTGGAGCTTCTTGGGGTTATGGGGCGTGGCTGTTGTAAAAACACCTTGGTTTTGTGCTTTAGAGAAGAAGACGGGGGAGGTGGCCGTTCTGCAGAGGGACGAGCGTTACATTTACTACCTGGTAAGGGCTGGGGTGACACTGGGACACCTCCCTGGTTGtgttcatggaatcacagaatggttggggtgggaagggaccttaaagcttaTCCtgagcagagacaccttccactgtctcAGGGTGCTCCaatccctgtccagcctggccttggacacctccagggatgagacagccacagctgctctagGCAGCAGAATagggcttcaccaccctcacagggaaccATTCcttcccattatcccatcccagccctctggCAATGTGAAACCATTCCtgttgtcctgtcactccaggctctCGTAAATAAATAATCTGTCTTGTTGGCTCCCTTTCGGCACTGGAAGGGAGTTTCTGGAATGTTCCTCTCAATAAGAGATGTGTCCTCAAACAGTGCCTATGAGGAGCAGCCAAGCTGTTGTGTGCATCTGCATTTCACCTTTACATGGACAGAACTGGCTGCTAAATTAGTGTTTTAAGCTGTGAAATGTTCTTTGCTCAGGACTTTCCACCATGACAAGTCTGGGTGTGGAGTTTTGGGATGTCAGGGAATGTGTGTGTTGTATCAGTATTTATAACAGACAGAAGTTTGTAGGGGTCATGGCCAAGGCACAGCTGAGCTTTTCTATTCTTCTGTAGATTACAAAGCAGAAGGTTTCTCACAAGCCCACCTACGAGAGCATGCAGAAGAGTTTGGAAGCCATGAAAGCTCACTGCCTGAACAACGGAGTCACTGACATCTCCATGCCCAGGTGAGGGGCTCAGCAGCTGGATGCCAAAGCTTGGGAGTTTATTTTCTAGAAGGGTGTCTGAGGGATGATCCCCTGCTGTGAAATAGGAATTGAAGCATCCACCTCTATCCAACTCCTCTGTTCAGTTGGGCAAATGTAATTTGCATTTCCCTGtgtgtttgtttccttgttCTGCCCTCGTTCTGTGGGTTCATggggagctgtggcagggccacctcaaactgcagctgctccagggctggttGGGCACAGCACAAGTCCCATCGAGGCTCTTTTGGTGCTTTATCTTCCAGGATTGGATGTGGACTCGACGGCCTGCAGTGGGAAAAGGTGTCAGCCATCCTTGAGGAGGTGTTTGAGAACACTGACATCAAGATCACAGTGTACAGCCTGTGAGCAGAACATCCAAGATCCCCATTTCCCCCAGTTTTGGGAGCAGAACCTCTGAACTGACAAGGGGGAACCTGTGTGTGGAGCACGTGCTGCATTCGGCTGTCACTCActgctgtgacagtgacaggggcTTCCAGCAGCAACAAGCTCCAGAGGAGTTCATCTGGGCTGTGAACTAGCAGGAGGCAGCGGCGCTGTGCAAACCCTCGGGGAGctcccagggtgtccctgcagccaccaggtGTCACTGGGGCTCCACGCAGTGAAACGGAGCCGCTGCCTCGGGGGACTCGGGGTTTTTCTTCgggctggtgctgccccacAGCGCTGGCACCTCTGCTTTGTTCTGTTTGCcgtgccctgcctggcactgggctcACTCACCTGTTCTCACACGTGGAACGGTTTCATTtctcccttccaccccaaattGGGTTTGCTGAGGTCGTGCTCACTCGGGATCATGCTGTGATGTGAAATAAACACTGCCCTGCTGTTGGATTGCTACCTGTGGCTCttctggggacaggctgggattgCAGGGAATGCTGGAGGAGGGTAAATACACCTGGTGGGTGTGTTTTATTCAGCAGCTCTGTAATTTACAGTCTGCAGAGCTCTCTTTGGTGAGGATCCAAACAGGCTGGTGTGCTCTAAAAACTCACAGGATGGGGTTTAAGGTGggattttcacatttctttgtttgttgCATTTGTAGTCCAGGTGTTACACAAAGGTTGATGTTTGTCACCCAAAACTAAAGCAAATCAGGACCACCTCTGCTTCTGAGATCCATGGAAAGCTCCTGATTTGGCAGAGTTTGTTCCAGAACTGAGGAACTGCCACAGACCTTCCCTTCgtgtttggtttttaaaccCTCCCACAATAACAAATCTTCTGTTATTCTGCATGCCCAGAAAAATGCCAGGTGTGttgaagaaatataaaaaagggACATAAGAGTTGGGAATTTTGTAGCATGGAAGTTGGAGCAATGAGCTGATCCAGAACAGGCATTGAGGCTGCTCATGGATTCAGTCTTTCCCCTTATTTGTATCTGGGTTTTTGTTCTGGTTCCTTACTCATGGCATCCCCGTGAGCTTTGTTTTACATGGAACATGATCCTGCTCTCCAACACTTGTGTGTACTCTGGaaatttttttggcatttaGTTCTCTCTTCCCAGCTACAAAATATTCCCTGTGTGGCTGTCCCAGGATGTCCTTGAACTCAGACTTGTCAGGTTCAATTTAGGACTTCTTGCAAGTAGAGAAGAAGGAATAAACAGTGTTTTGGCTTTTGCAGTGGCTTCccattttatttcactctgcttttcccaggttTATTTCCCAAACATTGTTTGATGTCCAGTTCTTGGCTCCATCATGATTTGGAGGAGAGCTGTCGGCCCTGAATTAAATCACAGCTCTGACTATTGAGGAGAACAGAGGgagaaaacttctttttcacctttaaatccatttcttttcccctttctaaTGCATTTATCTAACCAGCAGCTTTGTTCTAAGGTCTCTTCCCATGAAATATTCCCAGAGTGTGATCCCACAGCCTGCCTGTGGATCGCTGCCATCCCTTTCACCACAGCAATGGGTTTGgttggggcagggagggggaggaacaaaaaacacccaaaaaatcccaaacaccaGAGGtctgtgttgtgtgtgtgtgtgtttggagtCCCACAGGGCCTTGTCTCCCAGAGGCTGGttctccatcctgctggaaTCAAAGCTTTGGGAAGCAGGACTGTCCCAGGTGTCCAGGTCTGTCACAGCTCTTCATGGATCCTTTCTGatcctggggagggaaaaagagaTGTCCTagagactcagaggtgactcTGCAACCACTGGGATTTCCTTTATTGGTGCTTTTTAGACTTTGAGGTGTGAGTAAAATCCCCTTCAATCTCCATTCCTCTCCCTGTTGTGCTGAACATCCCTGTGGGGAACAGGGGGGTGTTCTGGTGGCCCTGGAACCTTTTTGGTggagaagacagaaaagcacaaaatccCTTGGGAATGTGCTGTGGGGGAGCCTCTGGAAGGGGAAAGCCACTGCCTGGGATTGTTACCAATATTCAGCTGACAATAAAAGAAATTGGAACCCAAATTAAAGAGAAGAGAGTTAATGAGTGACCCCCTCACTCACCTGAACCTCAGTGCAAGATCTCCGCCAGCTTCTCCTCATAGTACTGAAAATTCTCCTGAATATCCTCCCAGGGCACAAAGGACTTGgcctcctccccttcctcctgctccacaAAGTTCTTCCAGACATACTCAAAGTCTTGAGGCTTCATAATCCTCAGCTTGCAGCCGGCCTCCTTCATGCTCCTGAGGGCCGCCTGCATCTCGGGCTCCTCCCACATGAAGAGCCTGCCCACCATGATGGTGAGGCGCAGCCCCTTGTTCTTGCGCAGGGCCTCGCAGATCCTCTGGGCGCAGGTGACACAGGGGCTGGAGGACACGTACCAGGTGACATCGTGGCGGGCACCGGCCTGGCACGTGGGCAGGATGGTGTTGAAGAAAGCCATCTCGGCATGGGCAGCCGCGTGCTCGTCCTCCAGGTAGCCCCGGCTGGTCACCGGCTCCTTGCCCTGTGTCTCCACCACGTAGCACAGGAAGGTTTTGTTCCTGCCCGAGCTGTACTCCACGTTCCTGAACTGGAATTTGAAGAAGATGGCTGGGAGGCGttccctgggagaggggaaagagcagagaggaggctcagaggcAGATTCAGGTGAGGGTCACACTTTTGGGTCACCTCTACCCATGAGCAAATCACTGTATCACCCCTGATTTCTGTGTGTTCCAAGGTTTAGGTTATAAAATATCCAGGTGAAAATGTGGATTTCCTGTTGGAGTCCCTGCTGATAAACTTCACCTACTCTTTAAATTTATTGTCCACATCTTCCCTTCTGTGACTCCAGGATCACCTTGTGGTGGAACATCTCATGGGATGGCTCTggagatgggaagggaaagagatgggaaagagTGGGCAAAAATGCACGTGCTTCAAAGAATAGCACATTTCCTGCTTGGCATCCTGGATAATGAGTGCTTCTCTGGCTAAGGATTCTTTAACTGGTGATTTTTGAAGGGCAGACACGAGACACCCGTTCCAGAGCGATGTCTGCAATGAGTGGTTTCACAATAACATCAGGTTTTTAAATACATCAGAGGCACAGGGAATTTCATCCCTGGTTTAACTCTGACAGCAAAGGGGTCACAGCAGTGACGAGGTTGGCTCTGGCTTTTCATGGaacagctgaagcagcagcaacCTGCTCCAGGATGGATTGACtcaggctggattgatgggaGCTGCATTTAGCCAGCCCTTCCTGATGGATTTTCTTGCTTATCTCGGCGTGTGCCTGGGCTTAGCTGGGATGTTCACCTCgatgctgctcccagcactttGGAATCTGAATTAGTTCAATTAATAACGTTCCAAGAAGGAACAGAAGCAACACTCAGAGTCCATTCAACGCCTGGCAACCCCTGGTGTGATGAAATCCCCCCTGATGTCCTCCCCTGGCACAatctgaggccatttcccctcaTCCTGTTGTCTTGGAGAAGAGgctgatccccacctggctccagcctcctggAGAGTGAAAATGtttatggaaataatttaaaaactgttcACAGACACTGAATTCCCCAATATTCTCAATATAAACCCCTGCTCTGACACcaggctggggtggcacagctCACCTGAGGATAGGGAAGGTCAAAATTGAAACTTCCCCTGAAAAGCATcattaaatgacattttttaggGATTTCTCTATCCTCCAACATAATTTATCAGTTTTCCTTGCATAGCAAAGTGATAAATCATATTGAGACCAAAAAAAGGTTGAATTTTGAGGCAGAATCTTCAATCTGGGACTGAAGTTGCTGAAATCAGGTGGGCTGGAGGAAAGAGCAGCTACCCAGTGTGACCCTGGCACTGTCacacaggagagaaggaaaacatctaatgaggaaataaaaatgtggatTATCTAAAAGAGTAACAAGGAATTATTCCTACAAGGACCCTCATTTACACCTGGGGAAAAGTGGAAATAAATGTGGCAGGAAATGCTCCCAGATTGGGATTACAGGCTGtgttcagccaaaaaaaaatgggataaaaTTCTTAAAGAGAGTAATTGGCTTCCCAGGGATTCCTGGAAGCCAGactcctcctggagctgtgagcagcagagagagaactTGGCTGGGAGTCCTGAGATGCCCCTAATCCAAGGGCTAAAGCTGAAATGCAACATAATTGGGTTTAAGTGCTTCTTTCCTGGCTGCACTTGTGTTTCCCCATCGCTCCCATAACTGCCTTGACTGGCTGGGAATTTGTAAATCTCTGGAAAAACCCTGCTGGTGATCCCAGCTCAAGGCCTGGCCTGATCTCCTGCTGTCCTTAAAACGAAACTAAAAAAATCCCCGGGGTTTTTCTGCCTCTTTGGGGCTCCTTTAGGATTTTTGTTAcatttcctccctctcccccttgCAGGGTGGAAAATCATGTCAAAAATCCTGGAACACCATGGCATTCCCAGAGAGGATTTCACTGCAGGAAGGTGCTAAGGGAGTTTTCCAGCCATGATTAGCCCAGTCTTTGGCTTAGCAGGGAAGTTTGGACATCCTGCCCAGTCCCTCAGCACTTCTAACTGCAGGCTGAGTGCTTCTAGGCTAGAAAACCTCATTTCctcattaaatttcattttaggaGATGTTTTAAGTGTTCAGGGTTTGGCCCAGTGGTTTATATCCACAATTTAGCTCCATTCCTAGCAGAGGGATGTTCTTTCCTTAAAATCCACTGCTAATCATTTATTTCTATGACTATATGTGACAGAGACTGCTCAAAGAAGggattttcttcacattttgaGAAGagaatggagatttttttttttctccctgagcagGAATGGAACCCAATTTTGTGGCAGGGGTGCTGTCCTGCCTCACTCATCTTGGTCAGAACAGGCAGCCAAATTTCACCTGCAGGGCCCATGGCACAGGCAGAAGGACTCCAGGGGTTATTTTGGAGGCCTGAGTTTTAAGTTTTATGTTTAAGTTGTAGTTTTAAGGAGCTGGAAGAAATCCTGGGTTTGGTTTATTTGCTGGGACACTCCTTTGGTGACTGATAAACGAAATCTGAGGGGAGAAGGactcatcctgctgctcctccagggacaGACACCCAGGGCTTTTCCTACTTGAAGCTGTCAATTATGGCTGAGTTCAGCTTCCACCAGAGCCCTGGGAtatgctgcttttccaaaggccaggctccctgctgccctgctgccttcaAAACTGCCTCTTGTTTTGGAGCTTTTCTGCAAGTTGGgctttttggtttctttatGAAAGTCAGgttccagctgtggctgtgcagctctTGAAAATGTGAACCTTTAGGTCTCTTGAAAAATCCATCCCTCAGGCCCATCAAGCCAAtcagccatggcaggggtgtttTTCCTGATCCACAGGTGGAGAAACTCTCAGACAAGAGCCATTGATCACAGCAAGAAATCAATACTGAGCTCTCATCAAAGCCAAcacctccatccccatcccgtcagcggggctgggagggaacagctgcaggaacagagcTGTTCCTATAAAACAAGTGCACTGCAGAAACAGAGCTGTTCCTACAAAACAAGTGCACTTCTGTGCCTGCCTGGTGGGAGTCCATCCTCTAAAAGTCAGCAAAACTTAGAACAAAATCCCACAAtaaatccaaaccattccaaacTCTTCAGAAACGCACTGCAGAAGATGCTGCTTGTGTTGCCCGACCTAAAAGCTGAGGCAGAGGCCACTGAACTCCCCCAATTCCATATTTAAATGCCAATCCCTTACCCTGTAACAATCTCAAAGGGTGGCAGGTCCTCcctcttcaccttcttcttcttcccctcgCCCTCCTCGGCGTTGTCGGGTTCCCCGTTCTGGGCATtgctgggctcctcctgcttctctgcCATCTTCCCCAGGACACTGGCACCGAGCTGTGGCcactgggagagagaaagagcaatttctgagagctctgggaggagggagaacaGAGCTGGGAGTTCCTGCCCCAGGCACAGTTGTCAGGAACTAAATATGGAACAAAGCGGCGGCGGCAGGGGCTGGACAGGGTTGGGTGACCCAGGGCTCTCAGGTGtcacctccttcccctgctccctccagctcctttcAGCAGCCCCTTTTGCTCCccttttaatttcaaaccaAGTGACAACTTCTCAGGGGGCGGGAGGAGCCCATCATTCCCCCTGATGGAAAATCCTGGAAGCTCTGGGGTGTATTTATCCCGAGGGGTGACGGATGGCTGGCACGGGGCActccctgctctcacagccctctccctcctctgccagtGGATTCCACGGCTGACCTTGAAGgaccagctcagcctggcctggctcagacaagaggggaaaaagtcGTGGTCATTTTGCTGGAAATTCTCTGGTTTTGGTAGGTTTGGCTTCCTGGATCACCTCGAGCATCCTGTGGTTCCTCCCACCTGCTCATGCAGGACTCTGAGGGGGAAATCTCCTGGTTGGAGCTGTAAATCCAAGCCAGAACCTTCTCCCAAATATTTGGAAGtcctgctggaattcccagagggcagcagtgctgcttctcccattgttctgcattttcctccCGAGTGTTCCAGAAGTTCCCAGTGCACTGGGTGTGTCTGGCTTGGAGgggtttttccctctcttttttgttCCCTTCAGGATTATATGAAACTATCCCAGCATCTCACTCTCAATTTCAATCATTCACAGTTTGTATCACTCCTGCCTGAGCCaagtttaattaaaaacctGAGTGAGGTTTTCCCAGGGACCAATCCTGGCCACGCCATGGGGCAAAGGAGGGGGGAAGAGTGTGGCTGTGCAGGATTTTGGAATCAAAGCACACTGGAAATCAAAcctgtgggctctgctcaggaCCCACCACCAGCAAACTCTGAGTAAATGTGGAATATTCAGCTGTATTTGATGGAGTATTCAGCCAGTATTAGTGAAAAAACCTGCTCTTAGCTTGAGGAGGAGAAGAGGTATTCCATAAAAATCAAATCACTGGGAATGTCTGCTTTGGAGCCAAGTCAGCCTTTGTGATCCTGTCAAATTCAGCTCTTTAGAGCCTTGGCAGGAGGCTGCACCATCACAACGTGAAATAAATCCACACCATCAGGCAGGTCATTTATTACCAGAGAAAATTAATAACAAATTAGCACAGATAATTAATTctggctgctcttcccagccccctgcctTTGCTGGGCTGGATTTCCTTTGTAGCTTTTCCCCAGTGCCACCGTGGGTGCAGTTTTTGGGGACAGAGCCCCCCTTTGAAGAGTTGTTGTTTAGGTGGTGTtgttcaggtgacagagctggcCGTGGTGACAGCCCAACCAAGGATTTGACAAATTTCAAGACATCCTATCCATGGAACATATATCTTCCACGGtgcaggattttatttctttttaagccTGGAATActttcctgcagggcaggggtggtGTTTTGCCTCCTGTGTGGTGACAACGCTCAGATTCCACCTCCCCTGTCCAATTGCTGTCACCTCTGACATTTCAGGGGCTGCTTTTAGGGTGGGAATCCTCTCCCAATGACTGACAGCTCATTTCCTCCTAATCCTGGTATTTTCAAGCAGCATCTCAGCCCCTCTCCAGTCCCTCTGACCCactctgctttatttttggaAGCTCTTCGTGGCTGGGGTCCCAATTTTGCTGCAGCTTTA
The Serinus canaria isolate serCan28SL12 chromosome 26, serCan2020, whole genome shotgun sequence genome window above contains:
- the OARD1 gene encoding ADP-ribose glycohydrolase OARD1 isoform X1, which translates into the protein MWAVLGRLGVAQAVGPARLIAVRPAAAGAFSIPHVTMATHFSKDQERIRCVKGDLFSCPSTDALAHCISEDCRMGAGIAVLFKKKFGGVQELLDQKKKTGEVAVLQRDERYIYYLITKQKVSHKPTYESMQKSLEAMKAHCLNNGVTDISMPRIGCGLDGLQWEKVSAILEEVFENTDIKITVYSL
- the OARD1 gene encoding ADP-ribose glycohydrolase OARD1 isoform X2, translated to MATHFSKDQERIRCVKGDLFSCPSTDALAHCISEDCRMGAGIAVLFKKKFGGVQELLDQKKKTGEVAVLQRDERYIYYLITKQKVSHKPTYESMQKSLEAMKAHCLNNGVTDISMPRIGCGLDGLQWEKVSAILEEVFENTDIKITVYSL
- the APOBEC2 gene encoding C->U-editing enzyme APOBEC-2, whose amino-acid sequence is MAEKQEEPSNAQNGEPDNAEEGEGKKKKVKREDLPPFEIVTGERLPAIFFKFQFRNVEYSSGRNKTFLCYVVETQGKEPVTSRGYLEDEHAAAHAEMAFFNTILPTCQAGARHDVTWYVSSSPCVTCAQRICEALRKNKGLRLTIMVGRLFMWEEPEMQAALRSMKEAGCKLRIMKPQDFEYVWKNFVEQEEGEEAKSFVPWEDIQENFQYYEEKLAEILH